The Desulfovibrio sp. genome has a window encoding:
- a CDS encoding extracellular solute-binding protein, translating to MAVLPFLFAVFFVLGPGRGEAVEPAAPVSLVHYWTGAMSGGIDALVAAYNQQNPADKVSASGMEHESFKVGIKGMLHSGKAPDVFSYWAGARVQSLVDSGYLENLDDVWSASGLDSRFSPSVAEACTYNGHKYAVPVTQHVVGFFYNKSIFEALGLKVPANWKDFLEVCARIKLAGITPVAIGSRELWPAQFWFDYLLLRTAGPAYRQALVNGQASFTDPQVQRAFTLWRDLLQHGYFNAAPEKTDWAGAAAQVRDGKAAMTLMGTWIIGLYTGQLKWDEETGFDFFPFPEIEKGVPPTALGPIDVFVASRADGAVASKKALSFFSGAQPQMEMSRGSGALAPNVQVPRTFYSGLRQRILLCVQETPNWAFNYDLATPPQAADIGLGSFAAFMRQPDQMEQILASTQKKMESLFIRTSQ from the coding sequence GTGGCGGTTCTCCCCTTCTTGTTCGCCGTGTTTTTTGTTCTCGGGCCCGGTCGCGGTGAGGCCGTGGAACCAGCAGCCCCGGTGAGCCTGGTTCACTATTGGACCGGTGCCATGAGTGGCGGCATAGATGCCTTGGTAGCCGCCTACAACCAGCAGAATCCCGCTGACAAAGTATCGGCTTCAGGGATGGAGCACGAGTCCTTCAAGGTGGGCATCAAAGGGATGCTGCACAGCGGCAAGGCTCCTGACGTCTTTTCGTATTGGGCGGGTGCCCGGGTTCAGTCCCTGGTGGATTCCGGCTATTTGGAAAACTTAGACGACGTCTGGTCCGCCTCCGGACTCGACTCGCGGTTTTCACCTTCGGTCGCCGAAGCCTGCACGTATAACGGGCACAAATACGCCGTGCCCGTGACGCAACACGTGGTGGGATTTTTCTATAACAAAAGCATCTTCGAAGCCTTGGGGTTGAAAGTCCCGGCAAACTGGAAGGACTTTCTCGAGGTTTGCGCCCGCATAAAACTGGCAGGAATCACCCCTGTGGCTATCGGCTCTCGCGAATTGTGGCCCGCGCAATTCTGGTTTGACTATCTCTTGCTGCGCACCGCGGGCCCCGCCTACCGCCAAGCGCTGGTGAACGGGCAGGCCTCGTTCACAGATCCGCAGGTTCAAAGGGCTTTCACGTTGTGGCGTGATCTCCTGCAACATGGATATTTCAATGCGGCACCGGAGAAGACCGATTGGGCCGGAGCCGCCGCCCAGGTCCGCGACGGGAAGGCGGCCATGACGCTCATGGGCACCTGGATCATCGGGCTCTACACCGGGCAGCTCAAATGGGACGAGGAGACCGGTTTTGATTTCTTCCCGTTTCCGGAGATTGAGAAGGGAGTGCCGCCAACCGCGCTTGGGCCGATTGACGTGTTTGTCGCATCCAGAGCGGACGGCGCCGTGGCCAGCAAAAAGGCCTTGTCCTTCTTTTCGGGAGCACAACCGCAGATGGAGATGAGCAGGGGCTCGGGAGCGCTTGCTCCCAATGTGCAGGTCCCCCGGACGTTCTACAGCGGTCTCAGACAGAGGATATTGCTCTGTGTCCAGGAAACACCGAACTGGGCGTTCAATTACGATCTGGCCACCCCGCCCCAGGCGGCCGACATAGGGCTGGGTTCTTTCGCGGCCTTCATGCGCCAGCCCGACCAGATGGAACAGATTCTCGCGTCCACCCAGAAGAAGATGGAGAGCCTGTTTATCCGGACATCCCAGTGA